A portion of the Sphingorhabdus pulchriflava genome contains these proteins:
- a CDS encoding aspartyl protease family protein — protein sequence MRHWLGISMLALCAAPLMAFVGGQEVNPPAEAPLIPELSVIQQFEIDRSDRMTVPVRINNSEPLDFIVDTGAERTVISGDLAKRLALEAGPELRLATISGPTVAPSFYIEELSLKSHTVEGIEAPALERGNLGGNGLLGIDSLEDSKVFLDFRTQHLEVLPSAIGKRPGKLEQGMIVVSAKKRAGRMILSSAEIDGFKVDIVLDTGAQASMGNFALRDRLRRRHLRFEYVPVTMKSVTGKELPGDFSQIKEIKIGSFNVANLPVTFADNYAFHALNLNDRPAILFGMDALKLFDRVVIDFGNRRVAFDLPRGARNEPLSRLALASR from the coding sequence ATGCGACATTGGCTTGGAATTTCGATGCTGGCGCTCTGCGCTGCGCCTTTGATGGCCTTTGTCGGAGGGCAGGAGGTCAATCCGCCTGCAGAGGCACCGCTGATCCCTGAATTGTCAGTTATCCAGCAGTTCGAAATCGACCGATCCGACCGTATGACCGTGCCGGTGCGCATCAACAACAGTGAGCCGTTGGATTTCATTGTCGATACAGGGGCCGAACGTACGGTCATATCCGGTGATCTCGCAAAGCGGCTTGCGCTGGAAGCCGGTCCGGAACTGAGGTTGGCGACTATTTCTGGCCCGACCGTTGCCCCTTCCTTTTACATCGAGGAATTGTCGCTCAAATCGCACACCGTTGAGGGTATCGAAGCCCCCGCGCTCGAACGCGGCAATCTTGGTGGCAATGGCCTATTGGGCATCGATAGCCTGGAAGACAGCAAGGTCTTCCTCGATTTCCGCACCCAGCATCTTGAAGTCCTGCCTTCGGCCATCGGCAAGCGCCCCGGTAAGCTCGAACAGGGCATGATCGTTGTCAGCGCCAAGAAACGCGCTGGCCGGATGATATTGTCGAGCGCAGAGATTGACGGTTTCAAAGTGGACATCGTACTCGACACCGGTGCGCAAGCCAGCATGGGCAATTTCGCGTTGCGCGATCGGTTGCGCAGACGGCATTTACGCTTCGAATATGTCCCGGTGACCATGAAAAGCGTCACGGGCAAGGAGCTGCCGGGCGATTTCAGCCAGATAAAGGAAATAAAGATTGGCAGTTTCAATGTCGCCAATCTGCCGGTCACCTTTGCCGATAACTATGCGTTCCATGCGCTCAATCTGAACGACCGACCCGCCATTCTGTTTGGCATGGATGCGCTGAAACTGTTTGACCGCGTGGTCATCGATTTTGGTAACCGGCGTGTCGCCTTTGATCTGCCAAGAGGTGCGCGCAACGAACCTTTGAGCCGGCTCGCGCTCGCCAGTCGCTAG